From Dechloromonas sp. A34:
TTGCTGCGGTAATCGACGATGGCCTTGGCTTTGCTCGGGCCGATGCCCTTGACGGCATCGAGTTCATCGACGCTGGCGGTGTTGATATTGACTGCGGCGAACGCCAGGCTGATGCTGGCCAGGCACAGCATGATCGCGATCAGGATACGTTTCATCGAGTTGCCCTCCGGATTAATTGAAAAAAGCCTCGCCGCATCCGCGACGAGGCTTTTTTATTCTAAATTAATATTCCAAATAGCTAAACATGAAACACGATTGGATCACTCGCCGAAGACGACCCGCCCCCCGACCATCGTCGTCTTGACCTTGCCGCTCATCATGTAGCCTAGCCAGGGTGAATTCTTGCCCCGGCTCTTGAGCGCCTCCGGCGTCAGTTGCCAGGTGGCTTCCGAATCGAAGATACAGATGTCGGCCACGGCGCCAATACCCAACTGCCCGCTGGCCAGGCCCAGGGTCCGGGCCGGCGCCGAGGTGATGCGGGCCAGCGCGTCGCTCAAGCCGACGCCGGCCGCCTCCGCCCATTTCAAGGTCAACGGCAGCAGGACTTCAAGTCCGGTAGCACCGGGCTTGGCTTCACCGAAGGGCAGCAGCTTGTCGTCGGCGCCGACC
This genomic window contains:
- a CDS encoding ComEA family DNA-binding protein; the encoded protein is MKRILIAIMLCLASISLAFAAVNINTASVDELDAVKGIGPSKAKAIVDYRSKNGQFKSVDDLKGVKGFGEKSVARLRGELTVGDSASPAVKSAKK